Proteins from one Diorhabda carinulata isolate Delta chromosome 10, icDioCari1.1, whole genome shotgun sequence genomic window:
- the LOC130898437 gene encoding PHD finger protein 12 isoform X2, producing the protein MTTIKYDLDTSGGLMDQIQALIAPPQSENGDGKNKKPEHPYYKRPGKGHNYDSCDACGEGGDLICCDKCPYSFHFGCHDPPLEEKDIPMGEWLCQSCRYAKKQESANASAPQLRSKRSNSSPPDSSIIKISKKQKLSPMDVLIEAANSMNPKQFELPRCMSVPCIFPGIDKDIPYSQLGRRIPKISKAHEKGPGGIVPLPAKKCSECRRSCRVAPLIACDFCESFYHLDCLDPPLTNPPSGMWMCPLHVEHCLDSTLLTSVSATERVKLWDKFTGPVDQDSVKLQFFRKIHRKNPPFRIKTKLPPKNSVMVPDMVKYHYKKPVSLLPRLRDVLRLEYVENRRHNIEENIVKVEDVEVCEDSVKTETEHDEFLEVNNCDIKNKNYEDSSSANIQDWTVVNGYLKNENLNGGFFEKELIKKEHNFINDMISGLTTEIELELKQLDDRLIRLLAYQRIQQLLNSPSSTNNLFSPSVREKFRHMPLPSELLTPADIDRISRVFSSPKKKTKSKPAIRARAMMCPVVSKHFYNVRTTEVDPTDVRHDASFMGFRPTVSLRFPEAVAMRYRVLNVGKGSANEVNLEKFGYCNNIVPKHAVIFYDEYTKHFELINYAPHGTYVNNILYSNNICTKRPDLLASNEEKSANIEMQVRDIIDKKRKVSRPRKSSFESKMSAVDCIERLECCCANSPDDLKKGWEGSAILNHGSLLRFGCVSFVFSIVESTN; encoded by the exons ATGACTACAATTAAATATGATTTAGATACCTCTGGAGGGCTAATGGAT CAAATTCAAGCCTTAATAGCACCTCCACAAAGTGAAAATGGTGATGGCAAGAATAAAAAACCTGAACATCCTTACTATAAAAGACCTGGTAAAGGACACAATTATGATAGTTGTGATGCTTGTGGTGAAGGAGGAGATCTCATTTGTTGTGATAAGTGTCCATACAGCTTTCATTTTGGATGTCA TGATCCACCTCTTGAAGAAAAAGATATACCTATGGGAGAATGGCTTTGCCAATCGTGCAGATATGCCAAAAAACAGGAAAGTGCAAATGCCAGTGCTCCTCAACTTAGAAGTAAGAGATCTAACAGCTCTCCACCTGACTCTTCTATCattaaaatatccaaaaaacaaaagttgtCCCCTATGGATGTACTGATTGAAGCTGCAAACTCTATGAATCCCAAACAATTTGAATTGCCAAGGTGTATGAGTGTACCTTGTATATTTCCTGGAATAGATAAGG ATATACCATATTCTCAATTGGGCAGAAGAATTCCCAAAATATCCAAAGCTCACGAAAAGGGACCAGGTGGAATAGTACCTTTGCCGGCGAAAAAATGTAGTGAATGCAGAAGGTCCTGCAGAGTAGCACCATTGATTGCCTGCGATTTTTGCGAatctttttatcatttagaTTGTTTGGATCCACCCTTAACAAATCCTCCTTCCGGTATGTGGATGTGTCCTCTACATGTTGAACATTGTTTA GACTCTACTTTACTCACATCAGTATCAGCGACGGAACGAGTCAAACTGTGGGATAAATTTACTGGTCCTGTAGATCAAGATTCggtaaaattacaattttttcggaaaatacaTAGAAAAAACCCCCCTTTTCGTATTAAAACCAAACTACCACCTAAAAATTCAGTGATGGTACCAGATATGGttaaatatcattataaaaaaccTGTTAGTTTACTTCCAAGGCTCCGAGATGTTTTAAGGTtagaatatgttgaaaatagaCGACACAATATAGAAGAAAACATAGTAAAAGTAGAGGATGTAGAAGTTTGTGAGGACAGTGTTAAAACTGAAACAGAACATGACGAATTTCTAGAAGTAAATAAttgtgatattaaaaataaaaattacgagGACAGTTCTAGTGCTAATATTCAAGATTGGACAGTTGTGAATGGTTacctaaaaaatgaaaatttgaatggaGGATTTTTTGAAAAGGAACTTATTAAAAAGGAGCACAATTTCATTAATGATATGATATCTGGACTGACAACTGAAA TTGAACTAGAACTTAAACAACTTGATGACAGACTGATTCGTTTACTAGCCTATCAACGTATTCAGCAATTATTGAATTCCCCATCATCAACAAATAATCTATTTTCACCAAGTGTTAGAGAAAAATTTCGCCATATGCCATTACCGAGTGAATTATTAACTCCTGCTGATATCGATAGGATATCTAGGGTATTTTCAAGTCCTAAAAAGAAGACGAAATCCAAACCTGCAATTAGAGCAAGAGCAATGATGTGTCCTGTTGTTTCCAAACATTTTTACAACGTTCGCACTACAGAG GTGGATCCGACAGATGTACGGCATGATGCCAGTTTCATGGGATTTAGACCTACAGTTTCGTTGCGTTTTCCTGAGGCTGTAGCCATGCGTTATAGGGTACTGAACGTGGGAAAAGGCTCCGCTAATGAAGTCAATTTGGAGAAGTTTGGTTATTGTAACAATATTGTTCCAAAACACGCAGTCATATTTTATGATGAG tatacaaaacattttgaattaataaattatgcACCGCATGGAACCTACGTGAATAACATATTATATTCCAATAATATTTGTACAAAACGTCCAGATTTACTTGCTTCAAACGAAGAAAAAAGTGCCAATATAGAGATGCAAGTTAGAGATATAATTGACAAAAAGAGGAAAGTTAGTAGACCAAGAAAATCTTCGTTTGAATCTAAGATGTCTGCCGTCGATTGTATAGAAag
- the LOC130898437 gene encoding PHD finger protein 12 isoform X1: MTTIKYDLDTSGGLMDQIQALIAPPQSENGDGKNKKPEHPYYKRPGKGHNYDSCDACGEGGDLICCDKCPYSFHFGCHDPPLEEKDIPMGEWLCQSCRYAKKQESANASAPQLRSKRSNSSPPDSSIIKISKKQKLSPMDVLIEAANSMNPKQFELPRCMSVPCIFPGIDKDIPYSQLGRRIPKISKAHEKGPGGIVPLPAKKCSECRRSCRVAPLIACDFCESFYHLDCLDPPLTNPPSGMWMCPLHVEHCLDSTLLTSVSATERVKLWDKFTGPVDQDSVKLQFFRKIHRKNPPFRIKTKLPPKNSVMVPDMVKYHYKKPVSLLPRLRDVLRLEYVENRRHNIEENIVKVEDVEVCEDSVKTETEHDEFLEVNNCDIKNKNYEDSSSANIQDWTVVNGYLKNENLNGGFFEKELIKKEHNFINDMISGLTTEIELELKQLDDRLIRLLAYQRIQQLLNSPSSTNNLFSPSVREKFRHMPLPSELLTPADIDRISRVFSSPKKKTKSKPAIRARAMMCPVVSKHFYNVRTTENYILQVDPTDVRHDASFMGFRPTVSLRFPEAVAMRYRVLNVGKGSANEVNLEKFGYCNNIVPKHAVIFYDEYTKHFELINYAPHGTYVNNILYSNNICTKRPDLLASNEEKSANIEMQVRDIIDKKRKVSRPRKSSFESKMSAVDCIERLECCCANSPDDLKKGWEGSAILNHGSLLRFGCVSFVFSIVESTN; this comes from the exons ATGACTACAATTAAATATGATTTAGATACCTCTGGAGGGCTAATGGAT CAAATTCAAGCCTTAATAGCACCTCCACAAAGTGAAAATGGTGATGGCAAGAATAAAAAACCTGAACATCCTTACTATAAAAGACCTGGTAAAGGACACAATTATGATAGTTGTGATGCTTGTGGTGAAGGAGGAGATCTCATTTGTTGTGATAAGTGTCCATACAGCTTTCATTTTGGATGTCA TGATCCACCTCTTGAAGAAAAAGATATACCTATGGGAGAATGGCTTTGCCAATCGTGCAGATATGCCAAAAAACAGGAAAGTGCAAATGCCAGTGCTCCTCAACTTAGAAGTAAGAGATCTAACAGCTCTCCACCTGACTCTTCTATCattaaaatatccaaaaaacaaaagttgtCCCCTATGGATGTACTGATTGAAGCTGCAAACTCTATGAATCCCAAACAATTTGAATTGCCAAGGTGTATGAGTGTACCTTGTATATTTCCTGGAATAGATAAGG ATATACCATATTCTCAATTGGGCAGAAGAATTCCCAAAATATCCAAAGCTCACGAAAAGGGACCAGGTGGAATAGTACCTTTGCCGGCGAAAAAATGTAGTGAATGCAGAAGGTCCTGCAGAGTAGCACCATTGATTGCCTGCGATTTTTGCGAatctttttatcatttagaTTGTTTGGATCCACCCTTAACAAATCCTCCTTCCGGTATGTGGATGTGTCCTCTACATGTTGAACATTGTTTA GACTCTACTTTACTCACATCAGTATCAGCGACGGAACGAGTCAAACTGTGGGATAAATTTACTGGTCCTGTAGATCAAGATTCggtaaaattacaattttttcggaaaatacaTAGAAAAAACCCCCCTTTTCGTATTAAAACCAAACTACCACCTAAAAATTCAGTGATGGTACCAGATATGGttaaatatcattataaaaaaccTGTTAGTTTACTTCCAAGGCTCCGAGATGTTTTAAGGTtagaatatgttgaaaatagaCGACACAATATAGAAGAAAACATAGTAAAAGTAGAGGATGTAGAAGTTTGTGAGGACAGTGTTAAAACTGAAACAGAACATGACGAATTTCTAGAAGTAAATAAttgtgatattaaaaataaaaattacgagGACAGTTCTAGTGCTAATATTCAAGATTGGACAGTTGTGAATGGTTacctaaaaaatgaaaatttgaatggaGGATTTTTTGAAAAGGAACTTATTAAAAAGGAGCACAATTTCATTAATGATATGATATCTGGACTGACAACTGAAA TTGAACTAGAACTTAAACAACTTGATGACAGACTGATTCGTTTACTAGCCTATCAACGTATTCAGCAATTATTGAATTCCCCATCATCAACAAATAATCTATTTTCACCAAGTGTTAGAGAAAAATTTCGCCATATGCCATTACCGAGTGAATTATTAACTCCTGCTGATATCGATAGGATATCTAGGGTATTTTCAAGTCCTAAAAAGAAGACGAAATCCAAACCTGCAATTAGAGCAAGAGCAATGATGTGTCCTGTTGTTTCCAAACATTTTTACAACGTTCGCACTACAGAG AATTATATATTGCAGGTGGATCCGACAGATGTACGGCATGATGCCAGTTTCATGGGATTTAGACCTACAGTTTCGTTGCGTTTTCCTGAGGCTGTAGCCATGCGTTATAGGGTACTGAACGTGGGAAAAGGCTCCGCTAATGAAGTCAATTTGGAGAAGTTTGGTTATTGTAACAATATTGTTCCAAAACACGCAGTCATATTTTATGATGAG tatacaaaacattttgaattaataaattatgcACCGCATGGAACCTACGTGAATAACATATTATATTCCAATAATATTTGTACAAAACGTCCAGATTTACTTGCTTCAAACGAAGAAAAAAGTGCCAATATAGAGATGCAAGTTAGAGATATAATTGACAAAAAGAGGAAAGTTAGTAGACCAAGAAAATCTTCGTTTGAATCTAAGATGTCTGCCGTCGATTGTATAGAAag